A single Lynx canadensis isolate LIC74 chromosome D2, mLynCan4.pri.v2, whole genome shotgun sequence DNA region contains:
- the MARVELD1 gene encoding MARVEL domain-containing protein 1: MLPPPPRQPPPQARAVRGAVRLQRAFLRGPLGVLRLLQLLAGAAFWITIATSRYQGPVHFALFVSVLFWLLTLGLYFLTLLGKHELVPVLGSRWLVVNVAHDLLAAALYGAATGIMISQTQSHSYCNLKDYQMACAYHAFLAAAVCGGLCLGLYLLSALYGCCRRYQGEQEVA; encoded by the coding sequence ATGCTCCCGCCGCCCCCGCGCCAGCCGCCGCCCCAGGCGCGCGCGGTCCGCGGGGCGGTGCGCCTGCAGCGGGCCTTCCTGCGCGGCCCGCTGGGCGTGCTGCGGCTGCTCCAGCTGCTGGCCGGCGCCGCCTTCTGGATCACCATCGCCACGAGCCGGTACCAGGGCCCCGTGCACTTCGCGCTCTTCGTGTCGGTGCTCTTCTGGCTGCTGACCCTGGGCCTCTACTTCCTCACGCTGCTGGGCAAGCACGAGCTGGTGCCCGTGCTGGGCTCGCGCTGGCTCGTGGTCAACGTGGCGCACGACCTGCTGGCGGCCGCGCTCTACGGCGCCGCGACGGGCATCATGATCTCCCAGACGCAGAGCCACAGCTACTGCAACCTCAAGGATTACCAGATGGCCTGCGCCTACCACGCCTTCCTGGCGGCCGCCGTCTGCGGCGGCCTCTGCCTCGGCCTCTACCTGCTCTCGGCGCTCTACGGCTGCTGCCGCCGCTACCAGGGGGAGCAGGAGGTGGCGTGA